From a region of the Chloroflexota bacterium genome:
- a CDS encoding PAS domain S-box protein, translating to MTGAALWCAGLLLSADRYLNSHRPWGVDMQDQNTTTKDQLIDRLRQRVMELETSVMEYRRAVERLQDTESSYRLLAKNMTDGVFVVDLKGHMTYASPYVRRMLGYNEPVESRELTGERLTPDSREVLAEVFNEIIAVAKDRRKDMSRTWTVEWQMIRMDGSTMWVEGRINILRSEDGHATGIVCVYRDIDERKKAQELFRRLADSSPIGIYILQDGKLQFVNRQFQYYGGYDEEELLGTDAARFVLPGDRGKVRQAAIAMLRGERSEPYEFRFVTRDGKIRWVMERVASIEYNRRRATLGNFMDITERKQHEEALEHSESQLRLLSQRILNIQEEERSRIARDLHDQLGQELVFLKMKAVSLAEQLGGASVVHGAAREVVSLIEQVRATSHRIAVDVRPAMLDDLGLLKAIQWYAEQFEERTSIVCLVDASAADLGLPKEVSTAAYRILQEALTNVWKHARASQVRVKVNKKGETMALRISDNGIGFDCSKISAEGALGLLGMRERAHLVGGTLKISSRPGKGTEIMARLPTMLI from the coding sequence ATGACTGGGGCAGCACTTTGGTGTGCTGGGCTGCTTCTCTCTGCTGACAGGTACCTGAACAGCCACCGTCCATGGGGCGTCGACATGCAGGATCAAAACACGACAACGAAAGACCAACTGATAGATAGATTGCGCCAGCGGGTCATGGAATTGGAAACGTCAGTAATGGAGTACCGAAGAGCGGTGGAGAGACTGCAAGATACCGAAAGCAGCTACCGTCTACTAGCCAAGAATATGACCGACGGTGTCTTTGTCGTAGATTTGAAAGGCCACATGACCTACGCTAGTCCTTATGTTAGGCGTATGCTAGGCTACAACGAGCCCGTAGAAAGCAGAGAGCTTACTGGAGAACGATTAACACCTGATTCCCGCGAGGTTTTGGCAGAGGTCTTTAACGAGATAATCGCCGTTGCCAAGGACAGACGAAAGGACATGTCCAGGACATGGACAGTGGAGTGGCAGATGATACGTATGGATGGATCGACCATGTGGGTCGAGGGTAGAATTAACATCCTGCGCAGCGAGGACGGCCACGCCACGGGAATAGTCTGCGTCTATCGGGATATCGACGAACGGAAGAAAGCGCAGGAGTTATTCAGGCGCTTGGCCGACAGCTCACCCATCGGCATATACATTTTGCAGGATGGAAAGCTCCAGTTCGTAAATCGCCAGTTCCAGTACTATGGTGGGTATGATGAAGAGGAATTGCTCGGCACTGATGCTGCCCGCTTTGTCCTCCCAGGGGATAGGGGAAAGGTGAGACAAGCGGCTATAGCAATGTTGAGAGGAGAGCGCTCTGAACCTTATGAATTCAGGTTTGTTACCAGGGATGGGAAGATCAGATGGGTCATGGAGCGGGTAGCCTCCATCGAATACAATAGGAGGCGGGCAACCTTGGGCAACTTCATGGATATCACAGAACGCAAACAGCATGAAGAGGCGTTGGAGCATTCTGAGTCCCAACTCAGGCTTCTGTCTCAACGAATCCTGAATATTCAGGAGGAGGAGCGATCACGTATCGCCAGGGATTTGCATGACCAACTGGGTCAGGAGCTTGTCTTCCTCAAGATGAAGGCCGTATCTTTGGCGGAGCAGCTTGGAGGTGCGTCGGTAGTCCATGGAGCGGCGAGAGAAGTGGTGAGCCTGATAGAGCAAGTAAGAGCCACTTCGCATCGAATTGCCGTTGATGTAAGACCTGCGATGTTGGATGACCTAGGCTTGTTGAAAGCCATCCAGTGGTATGCGGAGCAGTTTGAGGAGCGTACTTCGATAGTCTGCCTTGTTGATGCTTCTGCGGCTGACTTGGGTCTTCCCAAGGAGGTGTCCACGGCAGCATACCGTATCCTTCAGGAGGCCCTGACCAATGTCTGGAAGCATGCCAGGGCATCGCAGGTAAGGGTTAAGGTGAACAAGAAGGGCGAAACGATGGCTCTCAGAATATCTGACAATGGGATTGGCTTTGATTGCAGTAAGATCTCGGCGGAAGGTGCCTTAGGGCTCTTGGGCATGCGTGAGAGGGCGCATCTGGTGGGGGGCACGCTCAAGATTTCCAGCCGCCCTGGCAAGGGAACTGAGATTATGGCACGCCTACCGACGATGCTGATTTAG
- a CDS encoding response regulator transcription factor produces the protein MIRVLLADDHGLVRAGLKTILEQAPDIRVVAEASNGMEAIQEFERVRPDVAILDISMPMMDGMEAVKRLISSDRNGRILVLTMHPERYYAVRALKAGALGYITKGTSSQELHSAVRAVARGKRYLSNEGIDAVTIRMMAHGMDTTPVESLSDRELQVLCHIASGYKVREIAEELGVGTKTVETYRSRILRKLCLRRDADICRFAFEHGLVPVAPSSQESSPSNLMK, from the coding sequence GTGATTAGGGTGCTCCTAGCGGACGATCATGGCTTGGTACGGGCCGGACTTAAGACGATTCTCGAACAAGCGCCAGATATACGCGTGGTGGCTGAGGCATCAAACGGCATGGAGGCGATCCAAGAGTTTGAGAGAGTGCGCCCTGATGTGGCTATTCTGGATATTTCCATGCCTATGATGGATGGGATGGAAGCTGTAAAACGCCTTATATCCTCCGATCGCAATGGACGGATATTGGTCCTAACTATGCATCCTGAGAGATACTATGCCGTGCGGGCCCTCAAAGCTGGTGCCCTGGGATATATTACCAAGGGCACTTCCTCCCAGGAACTGCACAGTGCAGTCCGGGCTGTGGCACGAGGAAAACGATACTTGTCAAACGAGGGAATAGACGCTGTAACGATACGAATGATGGCCCATGGAATGGATACGACCCCTGTCGAAAGTCTCTCGGACCGGGAACTGCAGGTCTTATGCCACATAGCCAGCGGCTACAAAGTGAGAGAAATCGCGGAGGAGCTCGGCGTGGGCACTAAGACCGTCGAGACCTACCGATCTCGCATTCTGCGTAAGCTGTGTTTGCGAAGAGATGCGGATATCTGTCGCTTTGCTTTCGAGCACGGGCTCGTTCCAGTCGCCCCCTCATCCCAGGAGAGCAGTCCCTCCAACCTCATGAAGTAA
- a CDS encoding DUF1214 domain-containing protein: MEQLLVRQFLTAVSVIIGHTIPKASSIVVMTNIVAVFGCVVAQGKASELNGKEVMDERGAMSNHYYQTAIAFNKLLGALREAAETYLDPKWGRVREDIDVIEGFRYLLHVVSGGIDFYLEGDPERPEFVKIYSPRKFAGDNPDTIYHFTRIRADRSYRITGKKGQACYLSYTIHGRAQEGKLGMAVEPVLADLNDQNMQFAPDGSYEIILSPDEHPGNWIPLQPSAGSIWVRHYFEEEVPAAADPNIKIELGIEPLQKPTVRPPASDDDMAQRIREVAAFVRGQSTDLLSIPPMEVPFVSWTPNELPQPSSFRLSGVQGWAAVDIFYAQAPFHLGPDDALVMEGRLPECTYANVSLWNKHMQSLEYRDRRVSLNRKQMVFEPDGSFRIVLAHRDPGVPNWLDCTGHTEGAIFWRFLLPAERPEKIKCTLVPLSEVARYATS, from the coding sequence ATGGAGCAACTTCTTGTCAGGCAGTTCCTTACAGCAGTTTCAGTAATTATCGGGCATACAATACCCAAAGCCTCTAGTATTGTTGTAATGACAAACATTGTGGCTGTCTTCGGTTGTGTTGTTGCACAAGGGAAGGCTTCTGAACTCAATGGCAAAGAGGTCATGGATGAAAGGGGAGCCATGAGCAACCATTATTACCAAACTGCCATAGCCTTCAACAAACTGCTGGGGGCGCTACGCGAGGCGGCGGAGACCTACCTCGATCCGAAATGGGGCCGGGTGCGGGAGGATATCGACGTCATCGAGGGATTTCGTTATCTGCTCCATGTGGTCAGTGGCGGTATTGATTTCTACCTAGAAGGAGATCCCGAACGGCCGGAGTTTGTGAAGATCTACTCTCCACGCAAGTTTGCCGGCGACAACCCAGACACGATCTATCACTTCACACGCATCAGAGCGGACCGGTCCTATCGCATTACCGGTAAGAAGGGACAGGCGTGCTATCTTTCCTATACCATCCATGGCCGTGCGCAGGAAGGAAAGCTCGGAATGGCAGTCGAGCCGGTGCTGGCGGACCTAAATGACCAGAATATGCAATTCGCACCCGATGGGAGCTACGAGATCATCCTCAGCCCAGACGAGCATCCAGGCAACTGGATTCCACTTCAGCCAAGCGCTGGGTCCATCTGGGTTCGCCACTATTTTGAGGAGGAGGTCCCAGCAGCCGCAGACCCAAACATAAAGATAGAGCTAGGCATCGAACCGCTGCAGAAGCCGACGGTACGTCCTCCGGCAAGCGACGATGACATGGCCCAAAGGATCCGGGAGGTGGCTGCCTTTGTCCGTGGCCAATCCACCGATCTTCTCAGCATACCTCCCATGGAGGTGCCCTTCGTTTCGTGGACACCCAACGAACTTCCCCAGCCGAGTTCCTTCCGCCTGTCCGGAGTACAGGGATGGGCAGCCGTGGACATATTTTACGCGCAGGCCCCATTCCACCTTGGGCCGGACGACGCTCTGGTGATGGAGGGCAGGCTTCCGGAGTGTACCTACGCCAACGTCTCACTCTGGAACAAGCACATGCAGTCGCTTGAGTATCGCGATAGACGGGTGTCCCTCAACCGCAAGCAGATGGTCTTTGAGCCTGATGGGTCCTTTCGGATTGTCCTCGCTCACCGCGATCCGGGCGTACCCAACTGGCTGGACTGCACAGGGCATACCGAAGGCGCGATCTTCTGGCGTTTCTTGCTACCTGCAGAGAGGCCTGAAAAGATAAAGTGCACACTCGTGCCTCTTTCAGAAGTGGCCCGTTATGCAACTTCCTGA
- a CDS encoding ABC transporter substrate-binding protein: MLGRRRNMSRKLIKMVGLGLLAVLMAVPLLGGCGGEKEKVRKIVIGVLGDQTGPSALANSEVIGKGLKDYLRMIEETDPIPGVKLEIVTYDTRLEFARVPIGYEWLKGKGARLLVHWVPQFNAMTARDQARDKIPSFTFTMITEALKEEWAFSLSVTPYLEMEAAMDYILGTWNYQARPGGPVVGYLGESGRPVCIEQLQGLKDVAQAKPHKPYQIKDAAVPGGTTAFAGEVQRLKDCDIIVFGTTGPSSAAFLRDLGERGYQGMVIGATNAVLGLWTLIKTAVPGEHLDGLRVMHAQLLFTDESTWVDEIEQALLRYRPGEAGTLKRGTTYMSGYEFGLILTDVVRRAVAAVGAENVDGTALRQALETIDITTPGRGEALKCHGGERLLYRMFRLVEYRLAEDDWFAITDWFLPPSLA; encoded by the coding sequence ATGTTAGGAAGGAGGAGGAACATGAGCAGAAAGCTAATTAAAATGGTGGGGTTGGGGTTATTGGCTGTGCTAATGGCCGTGCCACTCTTAGGTGGCTGTGGCGGGGAGAAGGAAAAGGTCAGGAAGATTGTTATCGGAGTCCTGGGAGATCAAACGGGCCCCAGTGCTCTGGCGAATAGCGAAGTCATAGGCAAAGGTCTCAAGGACTATCTCCGCATGATTGAGGAGACAGACCCCATACCAGGAGTCAAGCTAGAGATCGTTACCTACGACACCAGGTTGGAGTTTGCCCGGGTTCCCATTGGATATGAGTGGTTGAAGGGTAAAGGGGCGCGCCTGCTAGTCCACTGGGTCCCCCAGTTCAACGCAATGACTGCCAGAGACCAGGCACGCGACAAGATTCCCTCGTTTACTTTTACCATGATCACGGAAGCCTTGAAAGAGGAATGGGCGTTTTCCCTGTCCGTGACGCCTTATCTGGAAATGGAAGCAGCGATGGATTATATTCTGGGGACATGGAACTACCAGGCAAGACCTGGAGGTCCCGTTGTAGGTTACCTGGGGGAGAGCGGCCGCCCGGTCTGCATCGAGCAACTGCAAGGATTGAAAGACGTGGCCCAAGCAAAGCCGCACAAACCATACCAGATAAAGGACGCAGCAGTGCCCGGAGGAACCACAGCCTTTGCCGGGGAGGTGCAGCGACTGAAAGACTGTGACATCATTGTCTTCGGCACCACTGGTCCATCCTCCGCCGCCTTCTTGAGAGATCTGGGGGAAAGAGGGTACCAGGGCATGGTGATTGGTGCTACAAACGCAGTCCTGGGCCTCTGGACCCTGATAAAGACTGCCGTTCCAGGGGAGCATCTGGACGGACTGCGTGTGATGCATGCTCAGCTCTTGTTTACCGACGAGTCAACCTGGGTGGATGAGATAGAGCAAGCGCTGCTGAGATACCGACCAGGAGAAGCAGGGACACTGAAGCGTGGAACAACCTACATGTCGGGATATGAGTTCGGCCTGATTCTGACAGACGTGGTGCGCAGGGCAGTGGCAGCGGTAGGGGCTGAGAATGTAGATGGGACGGCTCTAAGGCAGGCGCTGGAGACCATTGATATTACCACTCCAGGACGGGGTGAGGCTCTCAAGTGTCATGGAGGAGAGCGACTCCTCTACCGGATGTTCAGGCTGGTTGAATATAGGCTGGCGGAGGACGATTGGTTTGCCATCACCGACTGGTTTCTGCCCCCTTCTCTGGCCTGA